Proteins from a genomic interval of Nerophis lumbriciformis linkage group LG01, RoL_Nlum_v2.1, whole genome shotgun sequence:
- the cfap20 gene encoding cilia- and flagella-associated protein 20 isoform X1, producing the protein MFKNTFQSGFLSILYSIGSKPLQIWDKKVRNGHIKRITDNDIHSLVLEVEGTNVSTTYITCPADPKKTLGIKLPFLVMIIKNLKKYFTFEVQVLDDKNVRRRFRASNYQSTTRVKPFICTMPMRLDDGWNQIQFNLSDFTRRAYGTNYIETLRVQIHANCRIRRVYFSDRLYSEDELPAEFKLYVPVQSQKPKQ; encoded by the exons ATGTttaaaaacacattccaaagtggATTTCTTTCTATATTATACAGCATAGGTAGCAAACCTCTTCAGATATGGGATAAAAAG GTGAGGAACGGTCACATCAAGCGAATTACTGATAATGACATTCACTCGCTGGTGTTGGAGGTGGAAGGGACAAATGTAAG TACTACCTATATAACTTGCCCAGCTGACCCAAAGAAAACATTGGGCATCAAGTTGCCGTTCCTCGTGATGATCATCAAAAACTTAAAGAAGTATTTCACCTTCGAAGTCCAG gTGTTAGATGATAAAAACGTACGTCGGCGATTTCGGGCAAGTAATTACCAAAGTACGACGCGAGTGAAACCGTTCATCTGCACCATGCCGATGAGGCTCGATGATGGCTGGAACCAGATTCAGTTTAACCTGTCAGACTTTACCAGGAGAGCCTACGGAACCAATTATATTGAGACACTGCGTGTGCAG ATTCATGCGAACTGCCGTATTAGGAGGGTGTATTTCTCAGACAGACTCTACTCTGAGGATGAGCTCCCAGCAGAGTTTAAACTTTATGTTCCTGTCCAGAGCCAGAAGCCCAAG CAGTAG
- the cfap20 gene encoding cilia- and flagella-associated protein 20 isoform X2 codes for MFKNTFQSGFLSILYSIGSKPLQIWDKKVRNGHIKRITDNDIHSLVLEVEGTNVSTTYITCPADPKKTLGIKLPFLVMIIKNLKKYFTFEVQVLDDKNVRRRFRASNYQSTTRVKPFICTMPMRLDDGWNQIQFNLSDFTRRAYGTNYIETLRVQIHANCRIRRVYFSDRLYSEDELPAEFKLYVPVQSQKPK; via the exons ATGTttaaaaacacattccaaagtggATTTCTTTCTATATTATACAGCATAGGTAGCAAACCTCTTCAGATATGGGATAAAAAG GTGAGGAACGGTCACATCAAGCGAATTACTGATAATGACATTCACTCGCTGGTGTTGGAGGTGGAAGGGACAAATGTAAG TACTACCTATATAACTTGCCCAGCTGACCCAAAGAAAACATTGGGCATCAAGTTGCCGTTCCTCGTGATGATCATCAAAAACTTAAAGAAGTATTTCACCTTCGAAGTCCAG gTGTTAGATGATAAAAACGTACGTCGGCGATTTCGGGCAAGTAATTACCAAAGTACGACGCGAGTGAAACCGTTCATCTGCACCATGCCGATGAGGCTCGATGATGGCTGGAACCAGATTCAGTTTAACCTGTCAGACTTTACCAGGAGAGCCTACGGAACCAATTATATTGAGACACTGCGTGTGCAG ATTCATGCGAACTGCCGTATTAGGAGGGTGTATTTCTCAGACAGACTCTACTCTGAGGATGAGCTCCCAGCAGAGTTTAAACTTTATGTTCCTGTCCAGAGCCAGAAGCCCAAG TAG
- the samhd1 gene encoding deoxynucleoside triphosphate triphosphohydrolase SAMHD1, with amino-acid sequence MAGRKRPLATMMSDGHEDLNTPKKRVSAVRLSHSDYSRWGMDETCRYLRHEGLGQWQAQFREHNITGVVLKCLRREDLEKMGIELLGDRLRILQSLGKLWCIEESPQTNKVFNDPIHGHVELHPLLVNIIDTPQFQRLRNIKQLGGTYFVFPGASHNRFEHSIGVGYLAGQLVKALNEKQPELNISQRDVLCVQIAGLCHDLGHGPFSHMFDAKFIPKARPGFSWKHEKASIDMFDYLLDKNNLKPLMEEHGLVLPEDLNFIKELILGPLITNAGQDQEWPFTGREKDKSFLYEIVANKRNGIDVDKWDYFARDCYHLGIQNNSDYRRFLKFVRVCEEDGQKLICTRDKEVGNLYDMFHTRNCLHKRAYQHRVGNIIETMINEAFLKADNHIQIQGSGGKMFTLSTAIDDMEAYTKLTDYVFEQILHSSTPELAEARQILQNILLRRLYKFVGQTHSEIPLEITQDVIAKWEEELPRSVPQTGPLCVPLQTEDFIVSVIHLDYGMKKDNPIDNMRFYCKADPTKTIQISKEQVSKLLPEHFAEQLIRVYYKKADVEGLEAAQKHFVQWCINNNFSKPKDGDIIAPELTGQKESWSSKKKEKDDDDFGCKPLAVPKKLFS; translated from the exons ATGGCCGGCCGTAAACGACCATTGGCGACAATGATGAGCGACGGTCACGAAGACTTGAACACACCGAAGAAAAGAGTGTCAGCGGTCCGTCTGTCGCACTCGGACTACTCACGATGGGGAATGGATGAAACTTGCCGTTACCTCCGACATGAAGGTCTGGGACAGTGGCAAGCCCAGTTTAGAG AACATAACATCACCGGTGTCGTGCTGAAGTGTCTCAGGAGGGAAGACCTGGAGAAGATGGGCATTGA GCTTCTTGGTGACCGACTGCGGATCTTACAAAGCCTGGGAAAGCTGTGGTGCATAGAAGAGTCCCCGCAAACAAATAAG GTCTTCAATGATCCCATTCATGGGCATGTCGAGCTACACCCACTTCTCGTCAATATTATTGACACGCCCCAGTTCCAGAGACTCCGAAATATCAAACAGTTAGGGGGGACCTACTTTGTTTTCCCTGGAGCATCCCACAACCGCTTTGAGCACTCTATCGG GGTTGGTTACTTGGCAGGACAACTTGTgaaagcattgaatgagaagcAGCCTGAActtaacatttctcaacgagacgTCTTGTGTGTGCAAATAGCTGGGCTCTGTCATGATCTGG GACACGGGCCTTTTTCACACATGTTTGATGCCAAATTCATTCCGAAAGCACGTCCTGGTTTTTCCTGGAAG CACGAGAAAGCATCAATTGACATGTTTGACTACCTGTTGGACAAAAATAACCTGAAGCCTCTGATGGAGGAACATGGCCTTGTGCTGCCTGAGGACCTCAACTTCATCAAGGAGCTCATTCTAGGACCTCTGATCACTAATGCAGGCCAGGACCAAGAG TGGCCCTTCACGGGACGTGAGAAGGACAAATCCTTCCTTTATGAGATTGTAGCCAACAAGAGAAATGGTATTGATGTGGACAAGTGGGACTACTTTGCCAG GGACTGCTACCACCTAGGAATCCAGAACAACTCAGACTATCGTCGCTTCCTTAAATTTGTGAGGGTGTGTGAGGAGGACGGACAAAAGCTCATTTGCACTCGAGACAAG GAGGTGGGCAATCTGTACGACATGTTCCACACACGAAACTGTCTCCACAAGAGAGCCTACCAACACAGGGTGGGCAACATCATAGAGACTAT GATCAATGAGGCCTTTTTGAAGGCCGATAATCACATCCAGATCCAAGGCTCAGGTGGAAAGATGTTCACGCTCTCAACAGCCATAGATGACATGGAGGCCTACACCAAGCTGACAG ATTACGTGTTTGAGCAAATTCTCCACTCCTCCACCCCGGAGTTGGCTGAGGCACGGCAAATTCTACAAAACATTCTTCTGAGGCGTCTCTACAAGTTTGTCGGACAAACCCACAGTGAAATACCTTTGGAAATTACTCAG GACGTGATTGCAAAATGGGAGGAGGAGTTGCCAAGGTCAGTTCCTCAGACTGGCCCCTTGTGTGTCCCTCTCCAGACTGAAGACTTTATAGTTAGC GTCATTCATTTGGACTACGGGATGAAAAAGGACAACCCCATTGATAATATGCGCTTCTATTGCAAGGCTGACCCCACCAAAACCATTCAGATATCCAAGGAACAG GTGTCCAAACTTCTGCCTGAACACTTTGCTGAGCAACTGATCAGAGTTTACTATAAGAAGGCGGATGTTGAGGGCCTAGAAGCAGCCCAGAAGCACTTTGTGCAATGGTGCATCAACAACAACTTCTCAAAACCTAAG GATGGAGACATAATTGCACCTGAACTCACTGGCCAGAAAGAAAGCTGGtccagcaaaaaaaaagaaaaggacgaCGATGATTTTGGTTGTAAACCGTTGGCTGTACCAAAGAAGCTTTTTTCATAA